In Gymnogyps californianus isolate 813 chromosome 1, ASM1813914v2, whole genome shotgun sequence, the following are encoded in one genomic region:
- the AQP11 gene encoding aquaporin-11 — protein MAVGGVGTSLLLMAGIMVTVGLCRRLTRRRLRSHQRLCTFLLEMFSTFQICACTNELSLLGNVEPKPHTALTLTYGFTVLHGLTLTGSTCNPCGTLQAMWGSGISVKMSGLKITAQFVAAVLARVFMHFIWSLEMAEPHFGALSQGCSNPMQTTEVQAFCIELLFSVVFQLTILRVESVNPKYRVHLIALLITMLVYAGGNLTGAIFNPALAFSLHANCFYDKFLSYSLVYWIAPSLGTVLVAFIWDEILPRIS, from the exons ATGGCTGTCGGTGGGGTCGGGACCTCGCTCCTGCTGATGGCCGGCATCATGGTAACGGTGGGGCTGTGCAGGAGATTAACCCGCCGCCGGCTGCGCTCCCACCAGCGCCTTTGCACTTTCCTTTTGGAGATGTTTAGCACCTTCCAGATTTGCGCCTGCACTAACGAGCTCTCCCTGCTCGGCAACGTGGAGCCGAAGCCGCATACTGCCCTCACTCTCACCTATGGTTTCACCGTCCTGCACGGCTTGACTCTGACTGGCAGCACATGCAATCCCTGTGGCACCTTGCAGGCAATGTGGGGCAGTGGGATATCGGTCAAGATGAGTGGACTCAAGATCACCGCTCAGTTTGTGGCCGCAGTGCTTGCCAGAGTGTTCATGCACTTTATCTGGAGCCTGGAGATGGCAGAGCCACATTTTGGAGCACTctcacagggctgcagcaacCCCATGCAGACTACAGAGGTGCAGGCGTTCTGCATAGAACTGCTCTTTTCTGTCGTTTTCCAGCTGACCATCCTGCGAGTGGAAAGTGTTAATCCCAAATACAGAGTCCATTTGATTGCTCTTCTCATCACCATGCTCGTGTATGCAg GTGGAAATCTCACAGGAGCAATATTTAATCCAGCATTGGCTTTTTCATTACATGCAAATTGTTTCTATGACAAATTTTTGAGTTACTCACTAGTATATTGGATAGCACCATCCTTAG